Genomic DNA from Acipenser ruthenus chromosome 41, fAciRut3.2 maternal haplotype, whole genome shotgun sequence:
tcaaaatatcactgtcctggtcacaaaagcaaagtttgtggggaataatagccattttctatacttttgaggcataagcaattaggaaataacacttactacccaggaacaaaaattgtgttacatagtgtaatgataCTGATAGTGATACTGATAATGATAATTATACAGTATCATTACAGTATGACTATCAGTATCAGTATGTGTTTTGAAAGATCTGCATATCCTGGATCAATGTACAGAACCAGCCAGTAAAGAGCCCTCATAATGAACAGGTGGATCAGTGATAAGTTTTGTCTCATTAATAAACAGTAAGAACACTCAATTGTTCATTTCATGTCTTGCACCCCCCAACAGTCTGGGGGCGCTGTTGCTCGTAGTGCCCACCTTCGTTCCCTTGTTGGGTGTGGCTCTGAATTGTTGCACCACATGATCACGGTCCTCGCAGTACAGCTTGTAGCCACCAGGTGTTGCGTAAACTCCTTGCTGTAGATTGTGACTCATCTGGACTGACAGATCCACAAGCACTTTGTTGCATGTTTCTATGGAGACAGCATCATTGCGCTTCACAAGCTCAGTGTAATGACTGATAATCTGATCCTGTGAATGAGAGACAATGCTTGTTTAGTTCAGACAGCAGCACAGTATATCATGCAGGTTCAGTTATGTTAGGTGATGTCTTTTACTGGAGTATAAATATACATTAGAGGATATTTTTCACTTGTAAACATATCTGAATCCACCCACACCCGACATGAAGCTCCCACCAGTACAGCATATGAAAGAACAGAGTTGGGTTTCAGACATGATTCAGACCACCAAAGGATCATTCATAAATTGTACAAACTTTGCTGATGAGCTTTAGCTGGGAAAATAGCAAGAGGGAAGTACTTCTATTCTGACTAAAGGATAGTATGGATAAATAACTTTGCAAAGCGTGCAGTCACTACAATGAGGGTCGGGGTGAAACAGAGTTCAGAAACCACAAGAGCATATTGCTTTGCAGGAAGCAGAGGTGTCTGTTAGAAACAGGAAGGGGCCCTCATATCGGGGACATTGCAAAGCAGCTCACTGCAGCCTCTGCAATAACAAGCAGGCAGATGGGGATTACAATGAATATATAAGAGACTTAGGACTGAGGAGTGGAGCTAGAGAGggacagaccagaccagaccaggtgCATCCGGACGCTGGGCTGAGCTGCTTCATACTGTGTCTCATACAGGACTGCTACACTGTATCACactagatatgtgtgtgtgttcatggaactgtgtgtattatgttaGGTGTGTGAATAAATGATTTAGATTTGATTTCAGGTTTTGTGTAGAATGTCATTTTTCTGACatcatatttaaaagaaacaacagTAACTCAGCAAAAACGATATAAAAGCAGATGCAAGTTTAAAATCTATAGTGCCTTTAACGTTGAATGCATTTTATagctattaaaaaatattttaataaaaatgtaaatgtccaACTGACAAGTGGTTCTATAAGTGGTTACCAGGAgtttcccagttcaatcccactCACCGACTCACtgagtgtgaccctgagcaagtcacttaacctccttgtgctccgtctttcatgtgagacgtaaaacaaacaagctcttATCGGAAGTGACTCtgaagcagcagttgtgatgcatagttcacccccaagtctctgtaagtcgctttggataaaagcgtcttctaaatgactaattaattcaTTATAATACCAAACTGCCTGGAGTTCAGATTTTGCAGTAATACGTCCTTTGCAGGTAAGAAGATCAAGGCGGTATCAATAGTGCTAGAATGTGAGGAGGAGTgaggcagagagcagagagagctACCGCTAGAGTCTTCTGGTGTATATGTCCATCGTCCTTGAAGGACCGCTTCATGAAGGTCTCCAGGGCTTGTTTCTCCCACTTTCCATGCTGCTCAGAAATCCTGTCCCTCGTCACTGGGATCTGCACTGACTGCTCCATTCCCTTCTGGTACACAGCCAGCCCCTGCTGCACGGCAGCCTTGTTCTCAATCTGAGCCATGGCAAGCACCGCATTATCCAAGCAGGGCACTGACCCGCTCGAGATGGTGTCCACATAGGTGCTGACCAGGCTACCCAGCACTGAAGAGCAAGAACAGAACCAAAGCAGCATTAACATCATTCAACAGCAATAGCATCATTCTGAACAGGCTCTGATATTCAACAGCAATAGCATCATTCTGAACAGGCTCTGGTGGCTCACTCACTTCTCCCGGTGACTTTGTGCCCTCCCTTGATGGTCTTGACAGTAGACTGTGTGAAGATGTATTCACAGAACTGTTTGACGGCCTGCAAGAATGTGGCACTCAGCTCATTCTCCTCCATTGACTCGACGCGGCTCATGTTCTCTCCTGCCGTCGGCGCTACAAACACAAAGCACCTCCGCGTGGGGAAGAATCTGCGAATGCACTCCCGTGGGAGGTTGTAGTCCGACACCTTCTTACCAAAGCCTGGGGATACATTGGAGAAGGAAGATTAGAGCACGGAAGGGAGGTACGAGAGGATTGAAGAATTATCTCAATATTTTTCATGTAAGATGCGATGATTATCTTTTCGAAAGTAGCTCCAGTACATTGGATCTGCAGTAAGCTCTGTTACCTTTCTTGAGGGAGAGAGCATGCTCCAGATACTCATCCGCTGATACACAGACTCCCTCGATCTTCAGCTCCAGGGTGAAATCACGCACAGCCCAGATAAACTGAGGGAAATAGCGCACAAAGTGAACGTCCTCTTCATCGCTGGCGCTGTCCTGAGACTTCACCTTGATCAAGTCAGTCAGCTCCGTCACATACCTGCCAGCTCTAAGGAAAACACACTTTAACAGCAAGCTGATTCACTGGGTGAGGAAGCTCCACGCTGACTGGCGGTGTTGGGAGTAGAggagtgaggggtgaggggtgaggtgtGAGGGGTAGGGTGAGGTGTTGGGAGTAAAGGGGTGAGAGGTGAGGGGTGAGAGGTGTGAGGGTGAGGTGTTGGGAGTAGAGGAGTTgtggggtgaggggtgaggggggggATAGCACCGCTGTTAAGAGATATTCCTTTCTCTGTTTCATTCTTGTTCAAATAATGTCATTATGTTGGTACAGTAATGGTTGATCCAGTTGTTGAGTTTCTTACATGGTCTGTTATGTAGTGTATGGAGAGCAGGATTAATGTGCGGTTCAGTTTCTATAGGGTTTGTTATGTAGTGTATGGAGAGCAGGGTGAATGTGCGGTTCAGTTTCCATAGGGTTTGTTATGTAGTGTATGGAGAGCAGGGTGAATGTGCGGTTCAGTTTCCATAGGGTTTGTTATGTAGTGTATGGAGAGCAGGGTGAATGTGCGGTTCAGTTTCCATAGGGTTTGTTATGTAGTGTATGGAGAGCAGGGTGAATGTGCGGTTCAGTTTCTATAGGGTTTGTTATGTAGTGTATGGAGAGCAGGATGAATGTGCGGTTCAGTTTCCATAGGGTTTGTTATGTAGTGTATGGAGAGCAGGATGAATGTGCGGTTCAGTTTCCATAGGGTTTGTTATGTAGTGTATGGAGAGCAGGGTGAATGTGCGGTTCAGTTTCCATAGGGTTTGTTATGTAGTGTATGGAGAGCAGGGTGAATGTGCGGTTCAGTTTCCATAGGGTTTGTTATGTAGTGTATGGAGAGCAGGGTGAATGTGCGGTTCAGTTTCTATAGGGTTTGTTATGTAGTGTATGGAGAGCAGGAGTTCATTAAAGGATACTGCAGGTTTTCAAGAGCATTGTTGTCGATCGTGCCGCGACTGTTGTAGACCAGAGTGCTGCTCAACAGGACAGCCAGAGCAAAGATCCAGCAGTCATTCCTCTGGTCTCCctgtgtagtattattattattattattattattattattattgttttacttttttttcaattttgttttccaatgttattctcaacacttcttcacatgtttaaaataaacgctgctaATTCTACAAACCCTGTGGTGCAAGCCAGCCACGCAGCGGTTATTTAATCTGACTAGTTagtttagcgggactgagccgtcccacagtgtATAGGAGAGGACACTGACAGTGCCTGTTTCTCAGGGcttccaccactagagggagcaacgagtcacggtttaaaaaacaaaacctgcaccctttattttgaagtttttccttagtgttttgttttcctttttcctttctccttttgCTTACTCTTTTGGTTTCCACACCTGCGCGTGTGATTTATGAAGAACGGGGCACAATGCCATTGCTGGTAAAGTGCCCCCGAACTGGCAAAGAAGCACCTGCCAATAGAGCTGTGAAAAATACATCTGGGCGCCTGTGCCAGCGCTTCATATTTGACCTTTGTGTCTGCCTTGTGctttcccacacccttccacaccctACAAcagtatttaatgtgtttattaacTTGAATATATTATGTATGATAATTGAGTTTGATAATCAAATTTAAATGGAATACTGCAGCTGGTTTGTATAATAGATTATCAGAAATGtcagcactaatcttgcactACCTTTCCTAAGGTAACTTAATCGGGTCTGTGACACCAAACCAGGCTTATTTTATAAAAGCTAACTTGTGCGACCCGTCCCATAGGACTCCACAGACACGCTGTACCTTCTCCACATCTCCCAGCCCCTCCGTATCGAGCAGCACGAGGGTGTGGCCGGGTTTACACGGGTGAGGGACACACCACATCCAGATGCCTTTAGTGTGGGACTGTATGGTCGCCCCCAGGGAGAATCCTGCAAAACAAAGGGGAGTTCCACAATGCCAGCACAGCCCAGGAAAACCCTTTCAGCACTTTACTCACGCCCAGGTCTGCTTTATTACTTGCAACATGCATCCAGTTATAATGTGCGGTAATGGAAAGCAGACTTTATAATAATTCAGGAGTGGTCAGGTAATCTCATGCAggtaatgtacagtaatgtaacagTAATGCAGGGGCTTCATTATAACACGAGTCATTATCTGCATACACTCATGGAAGGACTGTGCACTCTGCACTTACAAACTCTTTAT
This window encodes:
- the LOC131708977 gene encoding guanylate-binding protein 1-like, which gives rise to MASNTVAMPAPVCLIENSSTGQLHVNQQALEILSQIDQPVVVVAIVGLYRTGKSYLMNKLAGKRSGFSLGATIQSHTKGIWMWCVPHPCKPGHTLVLLDTEGLGDVEKGDQRNDCWIFALAVLLSSTLVYNSRGTIDNNALENLQYVTELTDLIKVKSQDSASDEEDVHFVRYFPQFIWAVRDFTLELKIEGVCVSADEYLEHALSLKKGFGKKVSDYNLPRECIRRFFPTRRCFVFVAPTAGENMSRVESMEENELSATFLQAVKQFCEYIFTQSTVKTIKGGHKVTGRMLGSLVSTYVDTISSGSVPCLDNAVLAMAQIENKAAVQQGLAVYQKGMEQSVQIPVTRDRISEQHGKWEKQALETFMKRSFKDDGHIHQKTLADQIISHYTELVKRNDAVSIETCNKVLVDLSVQMSHNLQQGVYATPGGYKLYCEDRDHVVQQFRATPNKGTKAEDVLDQFLKQKKIEAASILLADQKLTENEKQIASEREHAFQMEQQNKAMEEENHQMKCTLEEEQRSRAENERQMELKLQEEIENGRKEHERALESKLKEQEELMKKGFEEKATMLQEEISQLKQESKSWLDVAKTLLEAGRDICNSVLQYKSMRSLMKR